DNA from Aureimonas sp. AU20:
ACGATCCTGGCGGCGATCTTCATCTCGGAGATCGCGGGCCTTGCGCTGACGAGCGCGACGAACGCGGCCCTCATCATCTCGCTCTGCACGCTCTTCACCCCGTTCCTGGACCATGGGCTCTCGCGCCGTCTGCCACCCCCGATCGTCGTCTGCGGCGCGGTGATCGCCTGCGCCGGCGTGGGCTTGCTGGTCGGCGGCCTGACGGCCTGGACGCTGGGGGATGGGCTCATTCTTCTCGCCGCCGCGCTTCGCGCAGTCATGGTCGTCTCCACCAAGCGGCTGATGTCGGCACGTTCGCTCTGGTCGGTCGCACTCACCGCCGTGCAAGCCGCCACGCACTCGCTGCGACGAACGAAAGCGTCGATCATCTTTAAGGCGACCGGCAACCTGCGAGCGGTGCAAAATCGGATGGCATCCGCGCGCGTCACGGCCGTGATCGGTTTGTCGCCGATGACGTCGATCAGGTGCCGAACGGCGCGAGTGGGCGGCAGCCGCCATTTGTGGACCTGGGCTTCCGACATCTTCAACCGCTTATCCAGCGTTGCCTTTTCGTATTCCGAGACGAGGTCCGACAGCAGGAT
Protein-coding regions in this window:
- a CDS encoding DMT family transporter, whose translation is MTHPSGTMARTGQRSTLPADAAVLAIAVVWGASYPVTKGALAYAPVLVLIFYRFVATGCIMGLAARRELASARWGDILRAAVLGTILAAIFISEIAGLALTSATNAALIISLCTLFTPFLDHGLSRRLPPPIVVCGAVIACAGVGLLVGGLTAWTLGDGLILLAAALRAVMVVSTKRLMSARSLWSVALTAVQAATHSLRRTKASIIFKATGNLRAVQNRMASARVTAVIGLSPMTSIRCRTARVGGSRHLWTWASDIFNRLSSVAFSYSETRSDSRISGSSAVPIRAENSC